One genomic window of uncultured Erythrobacter sp. includes the following:
- a CDS encoding phosphoserine transaminase produces MTERTRGLLHEPPLKPERPQFSSGPTVKFPGWSLDKLKTDSLGRSHRSALAKGRLKYAIDLTRELLGVPDDYLVGIMPASDTGALEAAMWTMLDPARPATVAAWESFGNVWIQDAVKQLKLPNLQTLSADYGEIPDLTTIPQRNDVVFTWNGTTSGAMIPNTDWLEPGREGITINDATSAIFAMEMDWPKLDATTFSWQKVMGSEAQHGMLILSPKAVERIESYDPAWPLPKLFRIKKGDTINKGIFEGATINTPSLLATEDYIAALEWAKSIGGRKAMFERANANAKIVKDWIEAKPWLRNMASDPALRTNTGVCMMFQGDWYESLSAEDQAAVPKKIVKLLEERNVGYDFNGYRDAPPSLRIWCGGTLEQEDIQRLLPWIEWAYESVKNG; encoded by the coding sequence ATGACTGAACGTACCCGTGGGCTCTTGCATGAGCCCCCGCTCAAGCCTGAGCGTCCGCAATTTTCCTCCGGTCCTACGGTTAAATTCCCAGGCTGGTCCCTCGACAAGCTGAAAACCGATTCGCTCGGTCGCTCGCACCGTTCGGCGCTGGCGAAAGGTCGTTTGAAATACGCGATAGACCTGACGCGCGAGCTTTTGGGCGTGCCTGACGACTATCTCGTCGGTATCATGCCCGCATCGGACACCGGCGCTCTCGAAGCGGCGATGTGGACCATGCTTGATCCCGCGCGCCCGGCCACGGTTGCGGCGTGGGAGAGCTTTGGCAATGTCTGGATTCAGGACGCGGTGAAGCAGCTCAAGCTGCCCAACTTGCAAACGCTCAGCGCCGATTATGGGGAGATCCCCGATCTCACCACAATTCCGCAGCGCAACGATGTCGTCTTCACCTGGAATGGCACAACATCGGGCGCGATGATCCCGAACACCGACTGGCTGGAGCCGGGCCGCGAGGGGATCACGATCAACGACGCCACCAGCGCCATTTTCGCGATGGAAATGGACTGGCCGAAACTCGATGCCACCACTTTCAGCTGGCAAAAGGTGATGGGCAGCGAAGCTCAGCACGGCATGCTGATCCTGTCGCCCAAAGCGGTTGAGCGGATCGAAAGCTATGATCCCGCATGGCCGCTGCCAAAGCTCTTCCGCATCAAGAAGGGCGACACAATCAACAAGGGCATCTTTGAAGGCGCAACCATCAACACGCCTTCGCTGCTGGCGACCGAAGATTATATCGCGGCGCTTGAATGGGCGAAGTCGATTGGCGGACGCAAGGCGATGTTCGAACGCGCCAACGCCAACGCCAAGATCGTGAAAGACTGGATCGAAGCAAAGCCTTGGCTGCGCAATATGGCCTCCGATCCGGCACTGCGCACGAATACTGGCGTCTGCATGATGTTCCAGGGCGACTGGTACGAAAGCCTCTCGGCTGAAGATCAGGCGGCTGTCCCGAAGAAAATCGTCAAGCTGCTCGAAGAGCGCAATGTTGGCTACGATTTCAACGGCTATCGCGACGCCCCGCCGAGTCTGCGCATCTGGTGCGGTGGCACTCTCGAGCAAGAGGACATTCAGCGCCTCCTGCCGTGGATCGAGTGGGCCTACGAGTCCGTCAAGAACGGCTGA